One window from the genome of Hyalangium ruber encodes:
- a CDS encoding TolB family protein: MSQGFDTSRPWRGWARWVAALALLGAGCRAGSCGRGATGVGPLTEEERRAIPGVISFISERATQKDVWLVKPTGEETQLTKSPEEDDFPVAPSPDGKTLLVIASRTVDGLHLEQMRLQPLDGSAAPVPLNAPRARARNPSWSPDGRWLVAESDAQNFSDLVRIEAKPDAQEQRLTTAPQGCFEPSVSPDGTEIAFVCSKEGDPEIYVMRADGTNERRITAFFQEDREPRWSPDGKWLSFISNREGRDRYYVVRPDGTQLRVLSGKTVQGEERELVWSPDSQKVAFVERLPASKSRIWVASVEGGEPVALTDGKSRDDSPAWSPDGKYLVFVAERQNDVDLWLMRADGSGQTRLTTAKGPDWLPRWFASR, encoded by the coding sequence ATGAGCCAGGGCTTCGATACCTCTCGTCCCTGGCGTGGGTGGGCGCGGTGGGTTGCCGCGCTCGCCCTGCTTGGCGCCGGTTGTCGCGCGGGCTCGTGTGGCCGCGGGGCGACCGGCGTCGGTCCGCTCACCGAGGAGGAGCGGCGGGCCATCCCCGGCGTCATCTCCTTCATTTCGGAGCGGGCGACGCAGAAGGACGTCTGGCTGGTGAAGCCGACGGGTGAGGAGACGCAGCTCACCAAGAGCCCCGAGGAGGATGACTTCCCGGTGGCACCGTCTCCGGACGGCAAGACGCTGCTGGTCATCGCCTCGCGTACCGTGGACGGGCTGCACCTGGAGCAGATGCGCCTGCAGCCGCTGGATGGCTCGGCGGCGCCGGTGCCGCTCAACGCGCCTCGGGCGCGCGCGCGCAACCCGAGCTGGTCGCCGGATGGGCGCTGGCTGGTGGCCGAGTCGGACGCGCAGAACTTCAGCGACCTGGTGCGCATCGAGGCGAAGCCGGACGCGCAGGAGCAGCGGCTGACGACGGCGCCCCAGGGGTGCTTCGAGCCGTCCGTCTCTCCGGACGGGACGGAGATCGCCTTCGTGTGCAGCAAGGAGGGCGACCCGGAGATTTACGTGATGCGCGCGGACGGCACGAACGAGCGCCGCATCACCGCCTTCTTCCAGGAGGACCGCGAGCCGCGCTGGAGCCCGGACGGCAAGTGGCTCTCGTTCATCAGCAACCGCGAGGGCCGGGACCGTTACTACGTGGTGCGGCCGGATGGGACGCAGCTGCGCGTGCTGTCCGGCAAGACCGTCCAGGGCGAGGAGCGCGAGCTGGTGTGGAGCCCCGACAGCCAGAAGGTGGCCTTCGTGGAGCGCCTGCCGGCCAGCAAGAGCCGCATCTGGGTGGCCAGCGTGGAAGGCGGCGAGCCGGTGGCGCTCACGGACGGCAAGAGCCGGGACGACTCGCCGGCGTGGAGTCCGGACGGCAAGTACCTGGTGTTCGTGGCCGAGCGACAGAACGACGTGGACCTGTGGCTGATGCGCGCCGATGGCAGCGGGCAGACGCGCCTCACCACGGCGAAGGGCCCGGACTGGCTGCCCCGGTGGTTCGCGTCCCGCTGA
- a CDS encoding carboxypeptidase regulatory-like domain-containing protein — protein MKQPCLLACCALLGLSLTACGGDSMPDPGTRTEDAQTVDLESLFITVRGRVDLLPEAARLLADQGQPPPTLGGLPLSIEEPLRVGVNDPAATFGTGTLAEDGGFSVRDVPVKDIHLSLAARFAHEGFVPSSTIVFDTAFSGSRPRTDIIDARAWALPWAFHDALSGAVGEEALRLQTEGRARTLLEAGFLLGRVVDASGQPIAGVRVRMDQGALSDRLYYPSEDLSRVGQEGTSANGLFLYVHSGGDAETFRLSVHGTEAYLWRNAGATPGLGLVLTLYPGTYAP, from the coding sequence ATGAAGCAACCGTGCCTGCTCGCTTGCTGTGCCCTCCTCGGACTGAGCCTGACCGCCTGTGGCGGCGACTCCATGCCGGACCCGGGTACGCGCACCGAAGACGCCCAGACCGTCGATCTGGAGAGCCTCTTCATCACCGTGCGCGGTCGGGTGGACCTGCTCCCTGAAGCCGCGCGACTCCTGGCGGATCAGGGCCAGCCCCCGCCAACGCTCGGCGGTCTTCCCCTCTCCATCGAAGAGCCGTTGCGTGTGGGGGTGAACGATCCGGCCGCCACGTTTGGCACCGGCACGCTCGCCGAGGACGGTGGGTTCTCCGTCCGCGACGTTCCGGTGAAGGACATCCACCTGAGCCTCGCGGCCCGCTTCGCGCACGAGGGCTTCGTGCCGAGCTCCACCATCGTCTTCGACACGGCCTTCAGCGGCTCACGGCCGCGCACCGACATCATCGACGCTCGCGCTTGGGCGCTGCCCTGGGCCTTCCATGACGCGCTCTCGGGCGCGGTGGGCGAGGAAGCCCTGAGGCTCCAGACCGAGGGCCGGGCGCGTACGCTCCTCGAGGCCGGCTTCCTGCTGGGCCGCGTGGTGGACGCCTCGGGCCAGCCCATCGCCGGCGTCCGCGTACGGATGGATCAGGGAGCGCTGTCCGACCGGCTCTACTACCCCTCCGAGGACCTGTCCCGCGTGGGGCAAGAGGGAACCAGCGCCAACGGGCTGTTCCTCTATGTCCACTCGGGCGGGGACGCGGAGACGTTCCGCCTGAGCGTTCATGGCACGGAGGCGTACCTGTGGCGCAACGCGGGTGCCACGCCGGGGCTCGGCCTGGTGCTCACCCTCTACCCGGGGACCTACGCTCCCTGA
- a CDS encoding DsbA family oxidoreductase, which translates to MRALLPKPLQITVYQDVLCAWCYLADLRLDTLRHEFGDAVRWRVRPYPLRIQDTLPTERELRGLSEEVQRAKGEPETLARQLSTDLWLAGDPPRSSLPGLAALEAARLQGPQARVFLARAMQRAALEQGVNVSRTDVVFELASRVGLSMNDFSAAYHSEETRRLILDEHRLAASRGVRGVPTLVIGGRWMVCGLRDVSEYREHILTCLGKLAAPRSGGSSERLVH; encoded by the coding sequence ATGAGAGCCCTGCTGCCAAAGCCGCTGCAGATCACCGTCTACCAGGATGTGCTGTGCGCCTGGTGTTACCTCGCCGACCTGCGCCTGGACACCCTCCGGCACGAGTTTGGCGACGCCGTTCGCTGGCGCGTGCGCCCCTATCCGCTGCGTATCCAGGACACGCTGCCCACGGAGCGCGAGCTACGTGGGCTGTCCGAGGAAGTGCAACGGGCCAAGGGCGAGCCAGAGACCCTGGCGCGACAGCTGTCCACGGACTTGTGGTTGGCGGGAGATCCGCCCCGCTCGAGTCTGCCAGGACTGGCGGCGCTGGAAGCGGCGCGACTCCAAGGCCCCCAGGCGCGAGTGTTCCTCGCGCGGGCCATGCAACGCGCGGCGCTGGAGCAAGGCGTGAACGTGTCGCGCACCGACGTGGTGTTCGAGCTGGCCAGCCGCGTGGGGTTGTCGATGAACGACTTCTCCGCGGCGTACCACTCGGAAGAGACACGGCGGCTCATCCTCGATGAGCACCGGCTGGCCGCGAGCCGGGGCGTGCGCGGCGTGCCCACGCTGGTCATCGGCGGCCGGTGGATGGTGTGCGGCCTGCGCGATGTGTCCGAGTACCGCGAGCACATCCTCACCTGCCTGGGCAAGCTGGCCGCGCCCCGCTCGGGTGGCTCGTCCGAGCGGTTGGTACACTGA
- a CDS encoding ATP-grasp domain-containing protein: MRIGIFGDGADPQCAAVAREAKALGVDTLYVDSGSLEKGRPLSMLDGRTFYLGESVDDVRGFYLRSIPAPYVSAMKKDESLVLYEDWFTTFTQTRERAAYFVAWLLQLAHRGATLVNGPHAASVMQYKPYQLHALRSLGAKVPRTLISNDPEAIRAFHAEVKDVIYKPILGGAITRVLDAEALERLDAVTASPVIFQERAPGDDLRVMLVGDEIVSCVAIVTPEQHLDFRDDPVYSSGEAVYREVVLPEPVQRFCRSAAKACGLTFAGIDIKQRGNDFVFLELNSSPIYMDVELKLGHPISRAIARRVVEGARAAMR; this comes from the coding sequence ATGCGAATCGGTATCTTCGGCGATGGCGCGGACCCACAGTGCGCCGCGGTGGCCCGTGAGGCGAAGGCGCTCGGCGTGGACACCCTGTACGTGGACAGTGGCTCGCTGGAGAAGGGCCGGCCGCTCTCCATGCTCGACGGGCGCACCTTCTACCTGGGTGAATCCGTGGACGATGTGCGGGGCTTCTACCTGCGCTCCATTCCCGCGCCCTACGTCTCGGCGATGAAGAAGGATGAGTCGCTGGTGCTCTACGAGGACTGGTTCACCACCTTCACCCAGACCCGTGAGCGGGCGGCGTACTTCGTCGCGTGGCTGCTGCAGCTGGCGCACCGGGGCGCCACGCTGGTCAACGGCCCGCACGCGGCGAGCGTGATGCAGTACAAGCCCTACCAGCTCCACGCGCTGCGCAGCCTGGGGGCGAAGGTGCCGCGCACGCTCATCTCGAATGATCCGGAGGCCATCCGCGCCTTCCATGCCGAGGTGAAGGACGTCATCTACAAGCCCATCCTGGGCGGCGCCATCACACGGGTGCTGGATGCCGAGGCGCTGGAGCGGCTGGACGCGGTGACGGCCTCGCCCGTCATCTTCCAGGAGCGCGCGCCGGGGGACGACCTCCGGGTGATGTTGGTGGGAGACGAGATCGTCTCCTGCGTGGCCATCGTGACGCCGGAGCAGCACCTGGACTTCAGGGATGACCCTGTCTACAGCAGCGGAGAGGCCGTATACCGCGAGGTGGTGCTGCCCGAGCCGGTGCAGCGCTTCTGCCGCTCGGCGGCGAAGGCGTGCGGGCTGACGTTCGCGGGCATCGACATCAAGCAGCGGGGCAACGACTTCGTGTTCCTGGAGCTCAACAGCTCGCCCATCTACATGGACGTGGAGCTGAAGCTGGGCCACCCCATCAGCCGGGCCATCGCGCGCCGCGTGGTGGAGGGCGCGCGCGCCGCCATGCGCTAG
- a CDS encoding metallophosphoesterase: MRLFAIGDTHLPSTRNKDMHRFGWAEHPLPLQRAWDEKVRPEDVVIVAGDISWATRATEVLDDLKWLDERPGRKVLVRGNHDYWWGDSASKLRKLLEPFKTLENFLHNSAVVMGPWLIAGTRLWTAPEAPPMPGGEMGDEPADLAYVERETRRLSVSIEDALKKEKASPTPLTRVVAVHFPPLYANQKPTAFSAPIEAFHPKVCVYGHLHAEGIAAGFTGERAGVRYVLASCDAAKFSPVLLDEV; this comes from the coding sequence ATGCGCCTCTTCGCCATCGGCGACACCCACCTGCCCTCCACCCGGAACAAGGACATGCACCGCTTTGGTTGGGCGGAGCACCCGCTGCCGCTGCAGCGCGCGTGGGACGAGAAGGTGCGCCCCGAGGACGTGGTCATCGTCGCGGGAGACATCTCCTGGGCCACGCGGGCCACGGAGGTGCTGGACGACTTGAAGTGGCTGGATGAGCGGCCGGGGCGCAAGGTGCTGGTGCGCGGCAACCATGACTACTGGTGGGGCGACTCGGCCTCGAAGCTGCGCAAGCTGCTCGAGCCCTTCAAGACGCTGGAGAACTTCCTGCACAACAGCGCGGTGGTGATGGGGCCGTGGCTCATCGCCGGCACGCGGCTGTGGACGGCGCCCGAGGCTCCCCCCATGCCCGGAGGAGAGATGGGGGATGAGCCGGCGGACCTGGCCTACGTGGAGCGCGAGACGCGCCGGCTGTCGGTCTCCATCGAGGATGCGCTGAAGAAGGAGAAGGCGAGCCCCACGCCGCTGACGCGGGTGGTGGCGGTGCATTTCCCTCCGCTGTACGCCAACCAGAAGCCCACCGCCTTCAGCGCTCCCATCGAGGCCTTCCACCCCAAGGTCTGTGTCTATGGGCACCTGCACGCCGAGGGCATCGCCGCGGGCTTCACCGGCGAGCGCGCGGGCGTGCGCTACGTGCTGGCCTCCTGTGACGCGGCGAAGTTCTCACCCGTGCTGCTCGACGAGGTGTGA
- a CDS encoding N-acetylmuramoyl-L-alanine amidase produces the protein MYTLRNALATAAAALSLAACDPQQSPESQNPSAIADAAKDAAGRGTEGQLDPLFDEAARDFNVPADLLKAISFTETRWQMVSGEEEFDGMPAAFGVMALRGERLERGAALAGVSVAQAKSDARANIRAGAALLSAHADELKLDRADVGAWAPAVAGFSGITLAEAQAEYIHKEVYATLRNGVVAEGLDGQVLASIMPAQVEAKFELPAARAMASGPDYAASIWRPSPNYNARPTGTDISMIIIHTCEGSYSSCWSWLANSASGVSAHYVVNETGSEISQLVGEANRGWHIGASYDCSLNGSKDCGLNGVSVNNFSVGIEHAGFASQTSFPTGQIDASARLSCDISRDRGILRDSYHIVAHGRLQPATRTDPGPNWPWSTYISKINSFCGTTTTGLVIDSNNANNNTAAGYVEVSANWTSSTNVGGYYGSGYYAAPTEAVSDPATFYFYLSAPATKTIDAWWTSATDRSTTAPFIIWNAAGTKLATVNVNQQTGGGTWNTLGAWSFPAGWNKVQLSRWTGAGSYVIADAIRVR, from the coding sequence ATGTACACGTTGCGCAACGCGCTCGCGACCGCTGCCGCGGCCCTTTCCCTGGCTGCATGCGATCCCCAGCAGAGCCCGGAGTCGCAGAACCCCTCCGCCATCGCCGATGCGGCCAAGGACGCCGCTGGCCGTGGCACCGAAGGCCAGCTGGATCCGCTGTTCGACGAGGCCGCGCGCGACTTCAACGTGCCGGCCGACCTGCTCAAGGCCATCTCCTTCACGGAGACGCGTTGGCAGATGGTGAGCGGTGAGGAGGAGTTCGACGGCATGCCGGCCGCCTTCGGCGTGATGGCGCTGCGCGGTGAGCGGCTGGAGCGGGGTGCTGCGCTCGCCGGGGTGTCGGTGGCGCAGGCCAAGAGCGACGCGCGGGCCAACATCCGCGCTGGCGCGGCGCTGCTGTCGGCGCACGCGGACGAGCTGAAGCTGGACCGCGCGGACGTGGGCGCCTGGGCCCCCGCGGTGGCCGGCTTCAGCGGCATCACCCTCGCCGAGGCGCAGGCCGAGTACATCCACAAGGAAGTGTACGCCACGCTGCGCAATGGCGTGGTGGCCGAGGGTCTGGATGGCCAGGTGCTGGCGTCCATCATGCCCGCGCAGGTGGAGGCGAAGTTCGAGCTGCCCGCCGCGCGCGCCATGGCCTCGGGCCCCGACTACGCGGCGTCCATCTGGCGCCCCTCGCCCAACTACAACGCGCGCCCCACGGGCACCGACATCTCGATGATCATCATCCACACCTGCGAAGGCAGCTACTCGAGCTGCTGGAGCTGGCTGGCCAACTCCGCCTCGGGCGTGAGCGCCCACTACGTGGTGAACGAGACCGGTAGCGAGATCTCGCAGCTGGTGGGCGAGGCCAACCGTGGCTGGCACATCGGCGCCTCGTATGACTGCAGCCTCAACGGCAGCAAGGACTGCGGGCTCAACGGCGTGTCGGTGAACAACTTCTCGGTGGGCATCGAGCACGCTGGCTTCGCCAGCCAGACGTCCTTCCCCACGGGGCAGATCGACGCCTCGGCCCGGCTCTCGTGCGACATCTCGCGTGACCGGGGCATCCTGCGCGACAGCTACCACATCGTGGCGCACGGGCGGCTGCAGCCGGCCACCCGCACGGACCCGGGTCCCAACTGGCCGTGGTCGACCTACATCAGCAAGATCAACTCCTTCTGCGGCACGACCACCACGGGCCTGGTGATCGACAGCAACAACGCCAACAACAACACGGCGGCGGGCTACGTCGAGGTCTCCGCGAACTGGACCTCGTCCACGAACGTGGGTGGCTACTACGGCTCGGGCTACTACGCGGCGCCCACCGAGGCGGTGTCGGATCCGGCGACCTTCTACTTCTACCTGTCGGCCCCGGCGACCAAGACCATCGACGCGTGGTGGACCTCGGCCACGGACCGCTCCACGACGGCTCCGTTCATCATCTGGAACGCGGCGGGCACGAAGCTGGCCACGGTGAACGTGAACCAGCAGACGGGCGGCGGCACCTGGAACACGCTGGGCGCCTGGAGCTTCCCGGCCGGCTGGAACAAGGTGCAGCTGAGCCGCTGGACGGGCGCGGGCTCCTACGTCATCGCCGACGCCATCCGCGTTCGCTAG
- a CDS encoding RING finger protein: MAQTDFGGTGYGAHCALHPDQPAAGTCTRCGNFMCAQCTQEGAQSVCPTCQQRMGAGSAFPLTRENWNFSALWNYCFEVFKRDWLMISAAVLIFGGISFVVQMMAQLLPAVGTLLESQVLTVVLSIAAAIVQTVVQGLLGLGLMRMLIEVLQGQRANIERLFSQFHKVWTYLLTTLLVVLISIVPIGAIAGIVAGIIYFVGSEAAPFIAIGAGVLVLIPLIYFLLPLVFLQPEMAMRDDAPSPMELLRRCYAYAQGERPSIFGVMFVQGLVVLAGVLACCVGAIPASGMAYLLTAGLYLALSTGENVER, encoded by the coding sequence ATGGCGCAGACGGACTTTGGGGGTACCGGCTACGGCGCGCACTGCGCCCTGCACCCGGATCAGCCGGCCGCGGGGACTTGCACCCGGTGTGGCAACTTCATGTGCGCGCAGTGTACCCAGGAGGGCGCCCAGTCCGTCTGCCCCACCTGCCAGCAGCGCATGGGGGCCGGGTCGGCCTTCCCGCTGACGCGGGAGAACTGGAACTTCAGCGCGCTGTGGAACTACTGCTTCGAGGTCTTCAAGCGCGACTGGCTGATGATCTCCGCGGCGGTCCTCATCTTTGGAGGCATCAGCTTCGTCGTCCAGATGATGGCGCAGCTCCTCCCGGCCGTCGGCACCCTGCTGGAAAGTCAGGTGCTCACCGTCGTCCTCTCCATCGCGGCGGCCATCGTCCAGACCGTGGTGCAGGGCCTGCTGGGGCTGGGCCTCATGCGGATGCTGATAGAAGTACTGCAGGGGCAACGCGCGAACATCGAGCGGCTGTTCAGCCAGTTCCACAAGGTGTGGACCTATCTGCTGACCACGTTGCTCGTGGTCCTCATCTCCATCGTCCCCATCGGAGCCATCGCGGGCATTGTCGCCGGGATCATCTACTTCGTCGGCTCGGAGGCGGCGCCCTTCATCGCCATTGGCGCCGGTGTGCTGGTCCTCATTCCGCTGATCTACTTCTTGCTGCCGCTCGTGTTTCTCCAGCCAGAGATGGCCATGCGGGATGACGCGCCATCGCCCATGGAGCTGCTGCGCCGCTGCTACGCCTACGCGCAAGGCGAGCGCCCCTCCATCTTCGGCGTCATGTTCGTGCAGGGCCTGGTCGTTCTGGCCGGCGTCCTCGCCTGCTGCGTCGGCGCCATCCCCGCGTCGGGGATGGCCTACCTGCTGACGGCGGGCCTCTACCTGGCGCTCAGCACCGGGGAGAACGTCGAGCGTTGA
- a CDS encoding potassium transporter Kup, whose translation MGAIGVVYGDIGTSPLYALRECFSGPHGITPSPENVLGVLSLIFWSLIVTVSVKYLAFVLRADNRGEGGILALMALVSQRHRGSAPPNAARAKLLLMGIFGAALLYGDGIITPAISVLSAVEGLSVATPIFEPYLLPIALVILLGLFLVQRHGTGGIGNVFGPFMCVWFIALAVLGVKELVHNPGVLVSLSPVHGASFFMRNGTHGFLVLGAVFLVVTGGEALYTDMGHFGRGPIRWAWFGLVLPSLMLNYLGQGVLLLRDPSAARNPFYLLAPDWAIYPMVILGTGAAAIASQAVISGAFSNTRQAMQLGYCPRMEVVHTSAEEKGQIYLPGLNLILLVGVVALVLGFRSSSALAGAYGIAVATAMLMTTCMAYIVARERWEVSRAVALPVAGLFLGVELAFFSANAVKIPEGGWFPLALAVVLFTLMTTWKRGREILGAKLREASMDLKDLMSSFDGEHAPLRVPGTAVFMTGNPEGSPPALLHNLKHNKVLHEQVVLLTILSEDVPHVLPEERVEVQPLERGFVRVIARYGFMENPSIPDILKRGREKGLQFQLMSTSFFLGRETLIPSKKPGMAMWREALFSWMSRNARSATAFFRIPPNRVVELGTQVEL comes from the coding sequence ATGGGGGCGATCGGCGTCGTCTACGGCGACATCGGCACCAGCCCGCTGTACGCGCTGCGCGAGTGCTTCAGCGGGCCGCACGGAATCACGCCGTCGCCGGAGAATGTGCTGGGGGTGCTCTCGCTCATCTTCTGGTCGCTCATCGTCACCGTGTCGGTGAAGTACCTGGCCTTCGTGCTGCGGGCGGACAACCGGGGCGAGGGCGGAATCCTGGCGTTGATGGCGCTGGTGTCGCAGCGGCACCGGGGCAGCGCGCCGCCGAACGCGGCGCGGGCCAAGCTGTTGCTCATGGGCATCTTCGGCGCGGCGCTGTTGTACGGAGACGGCATCATCACCCCGGCCATCTCGGTGCTGAGCGCGGTGGAGGGCCTGAGCGTGGCCACGCCCATCTTCGAGCCCTACCTCCTGCCCATCGCGTTGGTCATCCTGCTGGGGTTGTTCCTGGTGCAGCGGCACGGCACGGGCGGCATCGGCAACGTGTTCGGGCCCTTCATGTGCGTGTGGTTCATCGCGCTGGCGGTGCTGGGGGTGAAGGAGCTGGTACACAACCCCGGGGTGCTGGTGTCGCTGTCACCGGTGCATGGCGCCTCGTTCTTCATGCGCAACGGGACGCACGGCTTCCTGGTGCTGGGGGCGGTGTTCCTGGTGGTGACGGGCGGAGAGGCGCTCTACACGGACATGGGGCACTTCGGCCGAGGGCCCATCCGGTGGGCTTGGTTCGGGCTGGTGCTGCCGTCGCTGATGCTCAACTACTTGGGGCAGGGGGTGCTGCTGTTGAGGGACCCTTCGGCGGCGCGCAACCCGTTCTACCTGCTGGCGCCTGACTGGGCGATCTACCCGATGGTGATTCTGGGCACGGGGGCGGCGGCCATCGCCTCGCAGGCGGTCATCTCGGGGGCGTTCTCGAATACGCGGCAGGCGATGCAGCTGGGCTACTGCCCGCGCATGGAGGTGGTGCATACCTCGGCGGAGGAGAAGGGGCAGATCTACCTGCCGGGGCTCAACCTCATCCTCCTGGTGGGGGTGGTGGCGCTGGTGTTGGGGTTCCGCTCCTCGAGCGCGCTGGCGGGGGCGTACGGCATCGCGGTGGCGACGGCGATGCTGATGACGACGTGCATGGCCTACATCGTCGCGCGGGAGCGGTGGGAGGTGAGCCGGGCGGTGGCGCTGCCGGTGGCGGGGCTGTTCCTGGGGGTGGAGCTGGCGTTCTTCAGCGCCAACGCGGTGAAGATTCCGGAAGGGGGCTGGTTCCCGCTGGCGTTGGCGGTGGTGCTCTTCACGCTGATGACGACGTGGAAGCGGGGCCGGGAGATTCTCGGGGCCAAGCTGCGCGAGGCGAGCATGGACCTGAAGGACCTGATGTCGAGCTTCGACGGGGAGCACGCGCCGTTGCGGGTGCCGGGCACGGCGGTGTTCATGACGGGCAACCCGGAGGGCTCGCCGCCGGCGCTGTTGCACAACCTGAAGCACAACAAGGTGCTGCACGAGCAGGTGGTGCTGCTGACGATTCTCTCGGAGGACGTGCCGCACGTGCTGCCGGAGGAGCGGGTGGAGGTCCAGCCGCTGGAGCGGGGCTTCGTGCGAGTGATTGCGCGCTACGGCTTCATGGAGAACCCGAGCATCCCGGACATCCTCAAGCGAGGGCGGGAGAAGGGGTTGCAGTTCCAGTTGATGAGCACCTCGTTCTTCCTGGGACGGGAGACGCTGATTCCGTCGAAGAAGCCGGGGATGGCGATGTGGCGCGAGGCGCTGTTCTCGTGGATGAGCCGCAACGCACGCAGCGCCACGGCGTTCTTCCGGATTCCGCCCAACCGCGTGGTGGAGCTGGGCACGCAGGTGGAGTTGTAG